From Triticum aestivum cultivar Chinese Spring chromosome 4A, IWGSC CS RefSeq v2.1, whole genome shotgun sequence, a single genomic window includes:
- the LOC123086994 gene encoding uncharacterized protein produces MKELRAALVAYSVRNRVKINKGRNEATRLNASCSAGCPWLLKASKDNRTGSIVIKRYNCNHTCQKSWDAKCLSVKFLTGKFIEEFRDNQKMDLVTFGNKVQREFKVRPHKVKLGRARRAALDLIHGDEAAQYQQLWNYGKELRRSNPGSTFLVSTTLVKENENEDPKDHLSSLYWSYDACKRGFLNGCRPIIFIDGCHLESRYKGQLLTAVGIDPNDCIYPIAMGMVEVESKFSWEWFLTTLKHDLNIVNTSPFTIMSDKQKGLINAVGKVFPDSEHRFCVRHLYQNFHMHFKGETLKNHLWAIARSTNITKWMLNREAMREDCPSPVAWLENKPENQWVKAFFSDFPKCDILLNNMSEVYNSYILEAREFPVISMMECIKGKITARHESKQREARNKWTGKICPKIKKKLEKEIELSASCFPSHSGLGVYSVISRNFTYLVDIPARTCDCKRWQLSGIPCSHSIACFREERIDTEEMVHKCYTIETYLLAYGHNIMPMRDRAHWEQVNGIVVHPPIYKKKMGRPPKNRKRTPEEKLQKDGSIALNKKGVSMHCSICGKADHNKKGHQKFMERESEREANEMEEEIEDPSILNDIRTHMEDTRLDPMHVPFSMVHIMRQEERIHVSNVKPPGPLPDISRFVADARDSIPERRTITTATTRGRNRGKGKGRPLDDEETIGATSRGKNKRQKAGTSTYPGDGSNRARGPNNATRGGSIAARGGRSGGARRGANATIGGGNATIGGANAVGRGGTNATRGGRSGAGRGEANAARGGGNAAGRGGGADGSGGTVGGRGWCYLLLGEDGERRDASVPDLNAAAIPDLNAREEIIVTQNAPTGPF; encoded by the exons ATGAAAGAGCTTAGAGCTGCTTTGGTTGCATACAGTGTGAGAAACAGGGTTAAGATTAACAAAGGAAGAAATGAAGCAACGAGGTTGAATGCATCTTGCTCTGCTGGATGCCCCTGGCTTTTGAAGGCGTCTAAGGACAACAGAACAGGAAGCATTGTAATTAAGAGATACAATTGCAATCACACATGTCAGAAATCTTGGGATGCAAAGTGTTTGTCAGTTAAATTTCTTACCGGTAAGTTCATTGAGGAGTTCAGAGACAACCAAAAGATGGACTTGGTGACCTTTGGTAACAAAGTTCAGAGAGAATTCAAGGTCAGACCTCATAAAGTCAAATTAGGAAGGGCAAGGAGAGCTGCACTTGATTTGATACATGGAGATGAAGCAGCTCAGTATCAACAGCTATGGAATTATGGTAAAGAGCTGAGGAGGAGCAATCCTGGCAGTACCTTCCTTGTTAGCACAACTCTTGTTAAGGAGAATGAAAATGAGGACCCAAAGGATCATTTGTCATCGTTGTATTGGTCATATGATGCTTGCAAGAGAGGTTTCTTAAATGGATGTAGGCCCATCATTTTTATCGATGGATGCCACTTGGAAAGTAGGTACAAAGGCCAGTTACTTACTGCTGTTGGCATAGACCCAAACGACTGCATTTATCCCATTGCAATGGGAATGGTTGAAGTAGAATCAAAATTCTCCTGGGAGTGGTTTCTCACTACATTAAAGCATGACTTGAACATAGTGAACACCTCCCCATTCACTATAATGAGTGACAAACAAAAG GGCTTAATAAATGCAGTTGGAAAGGTGTTTCCAGACTCAGAGCACAGATTTTGTGTTAGACATTTATATCAAAACTTTCATATGCATTTCAAAGGAGAGACATTGAAAAACCATTTGTGGGCAATTGCAAGATCAACAAATATCACAAAGTGGATGTTGAACAGAGAAGCAATGAGAGAGGATTGCCCTAGTCCTGTTGCTTGGTTGGAGAATAAACCTGAAAACCAATGGGTGAAAGCATTTTTCAGTGATTTCCCCAAATGTGACATCCTATTGAACAATATGTCAGAAGTGTACAATAG CTACATATTGGAAGCAAGGGAGTTCCCTGTGATTTCAATGATGGAATGTATAAAGGGTAAGATTACTGCTAGACATGAGAGCAAGCAGAGAGAGGCAAGAAACAAATGGACTGGTAAGATATGCCCAAAGATCAAGAAGAAATTAGAGAAGGAGATAGAACTGTCTGCAAGTTGTTTTCCTAGTCACTCTGGTTTGGGAGTATATTCTGTGATATCAAGAAACTTTACATACCTTGTGGATATTCCAGCAAGGACATGTGATTGCAAAAGATGGCAACTTAGTGGCATTCCTTGCAGCCACTCTATTGCGTGCTTTAGGGAAGAGAGGATAGATACAGAAGAAATGGTTCACAAGTGCTACACAATAGAGACATACCTGCTAGCATATGGGCACAATATAATGCCTATGAGAGATAGGGCTCACTGGGAGCAAGTTAATGGAATTGTCGTTCATCCACCGATTTACAAGAAAAAGATGGGAAGGCCACCAAAGAACAGGAAAAGAACACCTGAagaaaagcttcagaaggatggcagCATTGCACTGAACAAGAAAGGTGTGAGCATGCATTGTTCAATTTGTGGAAAAGCAGATCACAACAAGAAGGGCCATCAGAAATTCATggagagggagagtgagagggaagCAAATGAGATGGAAGAAGAAATAGAAGATCCTTCCATTTTAAAT GACATCAGGACACACATGGAGGACACAAGGCTAGATCCTATGCATGTGCCTTTCAGCATGGTACATATAATGAGGCAAGAG GAGAGAATCCATGTTTCAAATGTCAAACCACCTGGTCCTTTGCCAGATATATCTAGATTTGTTGCTGATGCCAGGGACTCCATTCCTGAGAGAAGAACAATTACTACTGCTACAACCAGAGGAAGGAATAGGGGAAAAGGCAAAGGGAGGCCACTAGATGATGAAGAAACCATTGGTGCTACAAGCAGAGGAAAAAACAAGAGACAGAAAGCAGGTACTAGCACATACCCAGGTGATGGAAGCAATCGTGCAAGAGGGCCCAACAATGCAACAAGAGGAGGTTCAATAGCTGCAAGAGGTGGCCGGAGTGGTGGTGCAAGAAGGGGAGCAAATGCTACAATAGGTGGAGGAAATGCAACAATAGGAGGAgcaaatgctgttggaagagggggAACAAATGCTACAAGAGGTGGACGAAGTGGTGCTGGAAGAGGGGAAGCTAATGCTGCACGAGGTGGAGGAAATGCTGCTGGAAGAGGAGGTGGTGCTGATGGAAGTGGTGGAACAGTTGGTGGAAGGGGCTGGTGCTATCTTTTGCTTGGAGAAGATGgagaaaggagagatgcatctgtTCCAGACCTAAATGCTGCTGCAATCCCTGACCTCAATGCTCGAGAAGAGATCATTGTGACCCAAAATGCGCCTACGGGTCCTTTCTAA